From one Montipora capricornis isolate CH-2021 chromosome 10, ASM3666992v2, whole genome shotgun sequence genomic stretch:
- the LOC138020317 gene encoding contactin-associated protein-like 4 — protein sequence MALVNFATLWASLAVLSVSKKVWFQSALFRHQNSIFSIGNFTRDANCQLAVDSFAFFSTEGPVDCTFNCIGEPQCLSFNIAAHPDSDGLYRCDLLTTDKYRAKEKDFQASDVFHYYSPWTPCQQAHCQNGTCIPDFQLNTYHCRFCQPGFGGDQCERKGKSCSEIRYHSPQATSGSYVIDPDGDGGYEPFTVFCNMTDENGVGVTLIDHDSEGRTRVSGYEGRGSYIRNVLYLGAGITSVAQVASLTNVSTHCEQFIKYKCRKSCLFRYDTAWWMSRTGTKMTYWGGATPANHNKCACGVTSPNSCADPSRGCNCDKNDDTWREDSGLLTEKSHLPVTQLRFGDTGHSNEEGYHTLGKFKCYGME from the exons ATGGCGCTTGTCAATTTTGCAACGCTTTGGGCGTCTTTGGCGGTCCTTTCAGTTAGTAAGAAGGTTTGGTTTCAAAGCGCCCTTTTCCGGCACCAAAACAGTATTTTCTCGATTGGAAATTTCACGCGAGATGCTAACTGTCAACTAGCGGTGGacagttttgcttttttttcaactGAGGGCCCAGTTGACTGCACCTTCAACTGCATTGGTGAACCACAGTGTCTTTCCTTCAACATTGCGGCTCATCCCGATTCAGACGGTCTCTATCGATGTGACTTGCTAACCACTGACAAGTACAGGGcgaaagaaaaggattttcaagCAAGCGATGTCTTTCATTACTACAGCCCATGg ACTCCTTGTCAACAAGCCCATTGTCAGAATGGTACCTGCATTCCAGACTTTCAGCTGAATACGTATCACTGTCGTTTTTGTCAGCCTGGATTTGGTGGCGACCAGTGTGAACGCAAAG GAAAATCCTGCAGTGAAATAAGATATCACAGTCCACAGGCCACAAGCGGCTCGTATGTTATCGATCCTGATGGCGATGGAGGTTACGAACCATTCACTGTATTTTGTAACATGACTGACGAGAATGGAGTTGGAGTGACACTCATCGATCACGACAGTGAAGGTAGAACGCGCGTATCAGGGTATGAAGGAAGAGGAAGTTACATTCGCAACGTCCTCTACCTTGGAGCAGGCATCACTAGTGTTGCACAGGTAGCTTCCCTTACAAACGTGTCTACTCATTGCGAGCAGTTTATCAAGTACAAGTGTCGCAAGTCGTGTCTTTTCCGCTATGACACTGCGTGGTGGATGTCAAGAACAGGGACCAAAATGACGTACTGGGGTGGTGCCACACCTGCTAATCACAACAAATGCGCATGTGGAGTTACATCACCCAACTCATGCGCAGACCCGAGTAGAGGATGTAACTGCGACAAGAATGATGACACATGGCGTGAGGACAGTGGTCTTCTCACCGAAAAGTCTCACCTTCCCGTGACACAATTGAGATTTGGAGATACTGGTCACAGCAATGAAGAAGGATATCACACCCTTGGGAAATTTAAATGTTACGGCATGGAATAA
- the LOC138020698 gene encoding collagen triple helix repeat-containing protein 1-like isoform X1, with translation MFWLPLAILMSLCFAANGSDSNTNDTETRPTYCTSSPCSGMPGIPGIPGIPGQAGSTGLPGARGPPGGKGDEGDQGKQGPRGGKGDKGDAGRQGLPGPQGPQGLQGPAGSLSRSWKQCTFKSINDEKDTGLLRECIFKKMSDQTALQVYWDGNLRIQNCDNCCSRWYFTFNGAECSSPAAIDGTIYMVLGKGSNAKNLHRPRHIEGVCEKIHKGMVRVGFWVGRCSGYAAVADAYTGWNSVSRIYIEEIPPPQA, from the exons ATGTTTTGGTTACCACTGGCAATTCTGATGTCTTTGTGTTTTGCGGCGAATGGAAGTGATTCGAACACCAATGACACG GAGACTCGACCAACCTATTGTACCAGCAGCCCTTGTTCCGGCATGCCAGGAATTCCCGGGATTCCTGGAATCCCTGGACAAGCGGGATCCACGGGATTACCCGGAGCTAGGGGGCCCCCAGGAGGCAAAGGTGATGAAGGTGATCAAGGAAAACAAGGTCCACGGGGAGGGAAGGGCGACAAAGGTGATGCTGGAAGACAAGGTCTCCCTGGTCCTCAAGGACCTCAAGGCCTCCAGGGTCCTGCAGGTTCATTGAGCCGTAGTTGGAAACAGTGCACCTTTAAGAGCATAAATGATGAAAAGGACACTGGATTGCTCAGG GAATGCATTTTCAAGAAAATGTCTGATCAAACTGCGCTGCAAGTGTACTGGGATGGGAATCTTCGCATACAGAACTGTGATAATTGCTGTAGTCGATGGTATTTTACCTTCAACGGAGCAGAGTGCTCATCCCCAGCAGCTATTGATGGCACGATCTACATGGTACTTGGAAAGGGAAGCAACGCGAAAAATTTACACCGCCCTCGCCACATTGAAGGAGTGTGCGAAAAAATTCACAAGGGCATGGTGCGCGTGGGATTCTGGGTCGGTCGGTGTTCTGGTTACGCGGCTGTTGCGGATGCATACACTGGGTGGAATTCAGTGTCCCGCATCTACATAGAAGAAATACCTCCCCCACAGGCATGA
- the LOC138020698 gene encoding collagen triple helix repeat-containing protein 1-like isoform X2 — MFWLPLAILMSLCFAANGSDSNTNDTTRPTYCTSSPCSGMPGIPGIPGIPGQAGSTGLPGARGPPGGKGDEGDQGKQGPRGGKGDKGDAGRQGLPGPQGPQGLQGPAGSLSRSWKQCTFKSINDEKDTGLLRECIFKKMSDQTALQVYWDGNLRIQNCDNCCSRWYFTFNGAECSSPAAIDGTIYMVLGKGSNAKNLHRPRHIEGVCEKIHKGMVRVGFWVGRCSGYAAVADAYTGWNSVSRIYIEEIPPPQA, encoded by the exons ATGTTTTGGTTACCACTGGCAATTCTGATGTCTTTGTGTTTTGCGGCGAATGGAAGTGATTCGAACACCAATGACACG ACTCGACCAACCTATTGTACCAGCAGCCCTTGTTCCGGCATGCCAGGAATTCCCGGGATTCCTGGAATCCCTGGACAAGCGGGATCCACGGGATTACCCGGAGCTAGGGGGCCCCCAGGAGGCAAAGGTGATGAAGGTGATCAAGGAAAACAAGGTCCACGGGGAGGGAAGGGCGACAAAGGTGATGCTGGAAGACAAGGTCTCCCTGGTCCTCAAGGACCTCAAGGCCTCCAGGGTCCTGCAGGTTCATTGAGCCGTAGTTGGAAACAGTGCACCTTTAAGAGCATAAATGATGAAAAGGACACTGGATTGCTCAGG GAATGCATTTTCAAGAAAATGTCTGATCAAACTGCGCTGCAAGTGTACTGGGATGGGAATCTTCGCATACAGAACTGTGATAATTGCTGTAGTCGATGGTATTTTACCTTCAACGGAGCAGAGTGCTCATCCCCAGCAGCTATTGATGGCACGATCTACATGGTACTTGGAAAGGGAAGCAACGCGAAAAATTTACACCGCCCTCGCCACATTGAAGGAGTGTGCGAAAAAATTCACAAGGGCATGGTGCGCGTGGGATTCTGGGTCGGTCGGTGTTCTGGTTACGCGGCTGTTGCGGATGCATACACTGGGTGGAATTCAGTGTCCCGCATCTACATAGAAGAAATACCTCCCCCACAGGCATGA